TTTCGTGTTGTGGGGATGGATAACCTGCTGACCGGCAACATCAAAAACATCGAGCATCTTTTCCCGCTGAAGAATTTCGAATACTATCATCATGATGTAACGAAATTCGTGCATGTGCCGGGCGAACTGGATTATATCCTGCATTTCGCCTCACCCGCCAGCCCGATCGACTACCTGAAAATGCCGATACAGACGCTGAAGGTAGGTTCCCTCGGTACGCACAACCTGCTCGGCCTCGCCAAGGAAAAGAAAGCCCGCATACTGGTAGCATCCACTTCCGAGGTGTATGGCGACCCGAACGTACATCCGCAACCGGAAGAGTACTGGGGCAATGTGAACCCCGTAGGCCCGCGCGGTGTGTACGATGAAGCCAAACGTTTCATGGAATCCATCACTATGGCCTACCATAATTTCCATGGCGTGGATACCCGCATCATCCGCATCTTCAACACCTACGGTCCCCGCATGCGCCTCGATGACGGCCGCGCATTGCCGGCATTCATGAGCCAGGCGCTTACGGGGCAGGACCTCACCGTGTTTGGCGATGGTTCGCAGACCCGCTCTTTCTGTTATGTGGACGACCTGGTGGAAGGCATCTACCGCCTGCTGCTGAGTGATTACCACCTCCCCGTGAACATCGGCAACCCGGCGGAAATATCTTTGCTGCAATTTGCGGAAGAGATCATTGCGCTCACCGGCACAAAGCAGAAGATCGTGTTCCATCCCCTGCCGAAAGATGATCCCAAACAACGCAAGCCGGACATCACCAAAGCAAAACAATTGCTGGGCTGGGAACCGAAAGTGGACAGAAAAGAGGGGCTGAAGATCACTTACGACTACTTCAGGGAAGCATTGGGGAAATAATCCCGCTGCGGCGCAAATACTGCAAACGAGAGAAAATCATCAAAAAAGGGGCTAATCGCTTAAACGGCTGCCAACACCGGCAGCGGCCCAAATAAAAGAGGGTGTTGCCTCAA
This genomic stretch from Chitinophaga sp. XS-30 harbors:
- a CDS encoding UDP-glucuronic acid decarboxylase family protein, encoding MTNKRVLITGAAGFLGSHLCDRFIKEGFRVVGMDNLLTGNIKNIEHLFPLKNFEYYHHDVTKFVHVPGELDYILHFASPASPIDYLKMPIQTLKVGSLGTHNLLGLAKEKKARILVASTSEVYGDPNVHPQPEEYWGNVNPVGPRGVYDEAKRFMESITMAYHNFHGVDTRIIRIFNTYGPRMRLDDGRALPAFMSQALTGQDLTVFGDGSQTRSFCYVDDLVEGIYRLLLSDYHLPVNIGNPAEISLLQFAEEIIALTGTKQKIVFHPLPKDDPKQRKPDITKAKQLLGWEPKVDRKEGLKITYDYFREALGK